A region from the Oceanidesulfovibrio marinus genome encodes:
- a CDS encoding DMT family transporter, with product MPAQQRPTTDASLSAREPAPALIYIKLIASVTLWGGTWIAGRHLAQHVPPFVAAFIRFAIASIFLLWLTKRVEGRLPGLNRSNFVSLAFLGFTGVFIYNAFFFTGLQTLSAGRAALIVAAIPAVLSVYSGIVLKEPFPPLKIFGVLLSFLGVALIVSDGNPIALLSQGLSKGDLAILGCVISWSAYTLAGRRAMTRFSPHASVTWSCVLGSLFLLIPALSSGLPHVVAESNWLDWFCFVFLGVLATGLAFSWYYEGIKSVGPSRAGVFINLVPVTAVLLGYLLLDEPLSHSLIAGGAMVMAGVWLTNRPVKKQATA from the coding sequence ATGCCCGCCCAGCAACGTCCGACCACCGACGCTTCCCTCTCCGCCCGGGAGCCCGCACCGGCTCTCATCTATATCAAGCTTATCGCCTCGGTCACGCTATGGGGCGGCACCTGGATCGCCGGCCGTCATCTGGCCCAGCACGTGCCGCCGTTCGTTGCCGCGTTCATCCGTTTCGCCATCGCCTCCATCTTCCTGCTCTGGCTCACCAAACGGGTGGAGGGCCGGCTGCCCGGCCTCAACCGCAGCAACTTCGTGTCGCTGGCGTTCCTGGGGTTCACCGGCGTCTTTATCTACAACGCCTTCTTCTTCACCGGCCTGCAGACGCTCTCGGCCGGCCGCGCCGCGCTCATCGTGGCCGCCATCCCGGCCGTGCTCTCCGTGTACTCGGGCATCGTGCTCAAGGAACCGTTCCCGCCGCTCAAAATTTTCGGCGTCCTTCTCTCGTTCCTGGGCGTGGCCCTCATCGTCAGCGACGGCAACCCCATCGCCCTGCTCAGCCAGGGGCTCTCCAAAGGCGACCTCGCCATACTCGGCTGCGTGATCAGCTGGTCGGCCTACACCCTGGCCGGACGCCGCGCCATGACGCGCTTCTCCCCCCACGCCTCAGTCACCTGGTCCTGCGTGCTCGGCTCCCTCTTCCTGCTCATCCCGGCCCTTTCCAGCGGCCTGCCTCACGTGGTTGCCGAGTCCAACTGGCTGGACTGGTTCTGCTTCGTCTTCCTCGGCGTGCTGGCCACAGGCCTGGCCTTCTCCTGGTACTACGAAGGCATCAAAAGCGTGGGCCCCTCCCGCGCCGGCGTGTTCATCAACCTCGTGCCCGTCACCGCCGTGCTCCTGGGCTACCTGCTGCTCGACGAACCCCTCTCCCACTCCCTCATCGCCGGCGGCGCCATGGTCATGGCCGGCGTCTG